In Zingiber officinale cultivar Zhangliang chromosome 8B, Zo_v1.1, whole genome shotgun sequence, a single genomic region encodes these proteins:
- the LOC122017195 gene encoding uncharacterized protein LOC122017195, giving the protein MVSSSSSPPSKNRWIGGNVSRIASRVYFVLIIFQIPIFRIPCRSGLCTTPIQVTSSQLIANEIFPAPVVKALLYPGAVVRSLAANKTLPNWGSLLDAYNLTEAKNASPVVDLQRLEVLAGSYFSVAGALVGLISPGRMTLFGTLLIVWGLVKEGVLGKPANTDPAQAVYVYPTILIALVCAFSSIKTNASKAVKRAQVAPTAKPLKSSAKSKLK; this is encoded by the exons ATGGTTTCCTCCTCTTCGTCGCCGCCGTCGAAGAACCGATGGATTGGCGGCAACGTCTCACGGATCGCCTCCCGCGTCTACTTCGTCCTCATCATCTTCCAAATCCCCATTTTCAG aATCCCATGCAGGTCAGGGCTTTGTACAACACCCATCCAGGTGACATCTTCGCAATTGATTGCAAATGAAATATTCCCTGCACCTGTGGTGAAGGCCCTCCTCTATCCCGGGGCCGTCGTGCGCAGCCTTGCCGCCAACAAGACCTTGCCAAACTGGGGCAGTTTGCTCGACGCGTACAACCTGACAGAAGCAAAAAATGCTTCGCCGGTTGTTGATCTCCAGCGTCTAGAG GTTCTTGCGGGTAGCTACTTCTCCGTTGCAGGGGCACTCGTCGGTCTCATAAGCCCCGGAAGGATGACCCTGTTCGGGACACTACTGATTGTTTGGGGCCTCGTCAAAGAAGGGGTCCTTGGAAAGCCAGCAAATACAGATCCGGCACAAGCTGTTTATGTCTACCCTACGATTCTGATAGCGCTCGTTTGCGCTTTCTCATCGATCAAGACAAACGCGAGTAAGGCAGTAAAGAGAGCTCAGGTTGCACCCACGGCTAAGCCACTCAAGAGCTCTGCCAAGTCCAAGCTGAAGTAG